TAGAATGGGCCAAATACGGTATCCGTACCAATGCCATTGCGCCAGGACCTTTCCCAACAAAAGGAGCATGGGATCGTTTACTACCCGGTGATCTAGCCGAAAAATTTGATATGGCTAAAAAAGTACCTCTTAAACGTGTTGGAGATCATCAGGAATTAGCCAATTTAGCTGCTTATTTAGTCTCTGACTTTTCGGCCTATATCAATGGTGAAGTAGTAGTGATTGACGGAGGCGAATGGCTGAAAGGCGCAGGACAATTTAATCTATTAGAAGATATTCCGGCTGAAATGTGGGACATGTTAGAAATGATGATCAAAGCCAAAAAAAATAAATAAACCCCAATAAGAAAGAGCACTACAAATAGTTGCTCTTTTTTTTATAAATAAGTCAAAAATAAATATATCAATTTAGCAAACATTTAGCAAAAATGGAATTCACTCTGAATTAAATTCCTATTTTTGTTAGGTTAACTTAAGAATACTATTTTATGCTCATTATTGGAATTGCAGGCGGAACAGGAAGTGGAAAAACGACAGTAGTCAATCAAATTGTTAATGAATTACCCGAAACCGAAGTAGGTATTATTTCGCAAGATTCTTACTATAAAGAAAACGTAGGAATGACTTATGAAGAAAGAGCCGCCATCAATTTTGACCACCCAAGATCTATCGATTTTGAGTTATTGGTACACCATCTTAAAGAATTAAAAGCAGGGAATAATATTAATCAGCCGGTATATTCGTTTGTATCTCATAATAGAACCAGCGACACTGTATTTACACATCCCAGAAAAGTAATGATTGTAGAAGGTATTTTAATTCTAACTAATCCTGAATTAAGAGATCTTTTTGATGTGAAAATTTATGTTCAAGCCGATCCGGATGAGCGTCTCATTCGCCGACTAAAAAGAGATATTGCTGATCGTGGCCGTGATATGGATGAAGTGTTGAACAGATACCAAACTACTCTGAAACCAATGCACCAACAATTTATTGAGCCTACTAAAGCATTTGCCGATATTATCATTCCGAATGACAAATACAATACCGTAGCCATCGATGTGGTTCGCGCTGTAATTAATCAAAAACTAAACGTTTAATAAATATAAACCCTCCAAAATTCTAATGTAAGCAATGTTAATTTTGGAGCTATTTCCCGCTTTCCGTTACAATCCATTCTAAAAAGAATGGGATTTTCACTGCAATCGGGGCTAAAAAAAGGACTCATGACAAATCCACTTAAAAACAAATCTTGGTTCAAGCTATTGAGCAATAAATACATTTTAGTGCTGGTATTTTTTACTGCCTGGATGCTTTTTCTAGACAACTATTCGTATTTCGACCATCGTTTCCTAGACAAACAAATTGACGAACT
This sequence is a window from Flavobacterium ammoniigenes. Protein-coding genes within it:
- the udk gene encoding uridine kinase, with product MLIIGIAGGTGSGKTTVVNQIVNELPETEVGIISQDSYYKENVGMTYEERAAINFDHPRSIDFELLVHHLKELKAGNNINQPVYSFVSHNRTSDTVFTHPRKVMIVEGILILTNPELRDLFDVKIYVQADPDERLIRRLKRDIADRGRDMDEVLNRYQTTLKPMHQQFIEPTKAFADIIIPNDKYNTVAIDVVRAVINQKLNV